The Methanosarcina barkeri MS DNA window CCCATTCGGCTTCTGAAGGTAAGCGGTATTTGTCAGTTCCTTCCATTTCATTCAGCTTTATGATAAACTCCTGAGCTTCGTTCCAGGAAATCATCTCAACAGGATGGTCTTCACCCTTGCAGTATGAATGATTGTTGCCCATTATCTTTTTCCACTGTTTTTGCGTGACAGCGGATTTACCCAGATAAAAAGAGTTATTAATTTTTACTTTATGAACCGGAGACTCGAAATCTGATCTGTCTTTCTCTTCTAAAGGTGAACCCATCTCGAATTCACCGGCCGGGATCAGTGCAAATTGTATACCTGTAAAAGGACTGATAAAGGTTTCAGTATCATCCGGATTATCAGCCAGTACAAGAATAGACGACTCTTCAGTTTCCTCAGTTTTCAGGTAGTATCGAATTGTATTAATGTAAGTCTTA harbors:
- a CDS encoding formylglycine-generating enzyme family protein, with amino-acid sequence MNIKTYINTIRYYLKTEETEESSILVLADNPDDTETFISPFTGIQFALIPAGEFEMGSPLEEKDRSDFESPVHKVKINNSFYLGKSAVTQKQWKKIMGNNHSYCKGEDHPVEMISWNEAQEFIIKLNEMEGTDKYRLPSEAEWEYACRADTQTRCFFGEDESILDEYVWHAGNSGDKTHVIGCKKPNPWGLYDINGNVWEWVQDNWHDNYNGAPSDGSAWEDDSSPDRVSRGCSWLCETGLCRSAGRFKRKTESRLANLGFRLLREL